From a single Paraburkholderia sp. D15 genomic region:
- the pabB gene encoding aminodeoxychorismate synthase component I — translation MTADERSAVFALLDDCDATAARRSSRLYTGFVRERVCVDAAQLETVCESVAADARRGLHAVVLADYEFGRNLLGGDSRLHPETQRGDASLRFLSFERCEKLARGEVDAWLIARDGGALEPSVAGTANVRASVERQQFDAAIDAIHAALRAGDSYQINYTYRLGFDVFGSSTALYRRLRARQPVPYGALIALPGGDCVLSCSPELFIEKAGATLRARPMKGTAPRSDDPQADRRAAEFLANDPKNRAENVMIVDLLRNDVSRVAQTGSVKVPALFSVEPYASVWQMTSTVQATLRPDVSFAGVLRALFPCGSITGAPKHRTMQLIDEIESTPRGLYTGMIGWFDPVVDDAATVQCGDFCFSVAIRTLTLRPSPSGSHGALRGTMGVGAGIVLDSVAADEFAECQLKASFLTGAEPGFDLFETMYATREEGVRYLSRHLDRLSRSAATLGFRFDDAGQTIRDQLAAKCATLPAQMPHRMRLALSKNGAINLTAAPLTPLPEQDAIGVLLASDHSFPATDATDPLLCHKTTHRAQYDRGWREAEAKGAFDTLFFNDRGELTEGGRSNVFVKLAGKWWTPPLACGVLPGVMRSVLLEEGSSSLQAVEKVLTREDVLGAEALLICNALRGALPARIIR, via the coding sequence ATGACGGCAGATGAGCGCAGCGCGGTTTTCGCGTTGCTCGACGATTGCGACGCGACGGCGGCGCGCCGTTCGAGTCGTCTGTACACGGGTTTTGTGCGGGAACGGGTTTGCGTGGATGCGGCGCAGCTCGAAACCGTCTGCGAATCCGTGGCGGCAGACGCCCGGCGTGGTCTGCATGCCGTCGTGCTAGCCGACTATGAATTTGGACGGAATCTTCTCGGTGGCGATTCGCGTCTGCATCCGGAAACGCAGCGTGGCGATGCCTCGCTGCGTTTTTTATCGTTCGAACGTTGTGAAAAGCTGGCGCGTGGCGAAGTCGATGCCTGGCTGATCGCGCGTGACGGCGGTGCGCTCGAACCGTCGGTGGCGGGCACGGCGAACGTGCGTGCGAGTGTCGAGCGCCAGCAGTTCGATGCGGCGATCGACGCCATTCACGCCGCGCTACGAGCCGGCGACTCCTACCAGATCAATTACACGTACCGGCTCGGGTTCGATGTGTTCGGTTCGTCTACCGCTTTGTATCGGCGGTTGAGGGCGAGGCAGCCGGTTCCGTACGGCGCGTTGATCGCGCTGCCGGGTGGTGATTGCGTGTTGTCGTGCTCGCCGGAGCTTTTCATCGAGAAGGCGGGCGCGACGTTGCGCGCGCGGCCGATGAAAGGCACCGCGCCGCGTTCCGACGATCCGCAAGCGGACCGCCGTGCGGCTGAGTTTCTCGCGAACGACCCGAAAAACCGCGCCGAGAACGTGATGATCGTCGATCTGCTGCGCAACGACGTTTCGCGTGTGGCGCAGACCGGCTCGGTCAAGGTGCCTGCGTTGTTCTCGGTCGAGCCGTACGCGTCGGTCTGGCAGATGACGTCGACAGTGCAGGCCACGTTGCGGCCCGACGTGTCGTTTGCCGGTGTGCTGCGCGCGTTGTTTCCCTGCGGGTCGATCACCGGCGCGCCGAAGCATCGGACGATGCAGTTGATCGATGAAATCGAGAGTACGCCGCGCGGGCTTTACACCGGCATGATCGGATGGTTCGATCCGGTCGTCGACGACGCGGCCACTGTTCAATGCGGCGACTTCTGCTTCTCCGTCGCGATCCGCACGCTGACGTTGCGCCCATCCCCGTCCGGTTCACACGGCGCGTTGCGCGGCACGATGGGCGTCGGCGCGGGCATCGTGCTCGACAGTGTGGCGGCCGACGAGTTTGCGGAGTGCCAATTGAAGGCGAGTTTTCTGACCGGCGCCGAGCCGGGCTTCGATCTGTTCGAGACGATGTACGCGACGCGCGAGGAAGGTGTCCGCTATTTATCGCGCCATCTTGACCGGCTTTCGCGTAGCGCTGCAACCTTGGGTTTCAGGTTCGACGACGCCGGGCAGACGATTCGCGACCAGCTTGCCGCGAAGTGCGCGACATTGCCGGCGCAAATGCCGCATCGCATGCGGCTGGCGCTCAGCAAAAACGGTGCGATCAACCTGACCGCAGCGCCACTGACGCCGCTGCCGGAACAGGATGCGATTGGCGTTCTGCTCGCCTCCGATCACAGCTTCCCGGCGACCGACGCCACCGATCCGCTGCTGTGCCACAAAACCACCCATCGCGCGCAATACGATCGTGGCTGGCGCGAAGCCGAAGCGAAGGGCGCATTCGACACGCTGTTTTTCAACGATCGCGGCGAATTGACGGAAGGCGGTCGATCGAACGTGTTCGTGAAGCTGGCGGGAAAGTGGTGGACGCCGCCGCTCGCCTGCGGCGTGTTGCCCGGCGTGATGCGAAGTGTGCTGCTCGAAGAAGGTTCGAGCAGCCTGCAGGCGGTTGAAAAAGTCCTCACACGAGAAGACGTATTGGGCGCGGAAGCGCTACTTATCTGCAACGCGCTGCGCGGCGCGTTGCCCGCACGGATCATTCGCTAA
- the panB gene encoding 3-methyl-2-oxobutanoate hydroxymethyltransferase codes for MTYLQETSRNAITVPKLQAMRDAGEKIAMLTCYDASFSALLDRSGVDVLLIGDSLGNVLQGQTTTLPVTLADIAYHTACVARVRPSALVVADLPFGTYGTPEEAFRNSVELMRAGAQMVKLEGGEWLADTIRFLVERSVPVCAHVGLTPQSVHAFGGFKVQGKTEAGASQLLRDSLAVEAAGAQLIVIEAVPSQLGTEVTKQLRIPTIGIGAGVDCSGQVLVLHDMLGIFPGKRPRFVKDFMQGQPTIQAAVEAYVRAVKDGTFPGPEHTF; via the coding sequence ATGACCTATTTGCAGGAAACGAGCCGCAACGCCATCACCGTGCCGAAGCTGCAGGCCATGCGCGACGCCGGCGAAAAAATCGCGATGCTCACCTGCTACGACGCGAGCTTTTCCGCGTTGCTGGACCGCTCGGGTGTCGACGTGCTGCTGATCGGCGATTCGCTCGGCAACGTGCTGCAAGGCCAGACCACGACGCTGCCGGTGACGCTCGCCGACATCGCGTATCACACGGCTTGCGTGGCGCGCGTGCGTCCGTCGGCGCTGGTGGTCGCCGATCTGCCGTTCGGCACCTACGGCACGCCGGAAGAGGCGTTCCGCAATTCGGTGGAATTGATGCGCGCGGGCGCGCAGATGGTGAAGCTCGAAGGCGGTGAATGGCTGGCGGACACGATACGTTTTCTGGTCGAGCGTTCGGTGCCGGTGTGCGCGCACGTTGGACTGACGCCGCAGTCGGTGCACGCGTTCGGCGGCTTCAAGGTGCAAGGCAAGACCGAAGCCGGCGCGAGCCAGTTGCTGCGCGATTCACTGGCCGTCGAAGCGGCCGGCGCGCAGTTGATCGTGATCGAGGCGGTGCCCTCGCAGCTTGGCACGGAAGTCACGAAGCAGTTGCGGATTCCGACGATCGGGATCGGCGCGGGTGTCGATTGCTCGGGTCAGGTGCTGGTGCTGCACGACATGCTGGGGATTTTCCCCGGCAAGCGGCCGCGCTTCGTGAAGGATTTCATGCAGGGGCAGCCGACGATTCAGGCCGCGGTGGAAGCGTACGTGCGCGCGGTGAAGGATGGGACGTTTCCTGGCCCGGAACATACGTTTTGA
- a CDS encoding deoxynucleoside kinase: MNSTPLTVTAPQLRPPFGYLAIEGPIGVGKTSLARRLAQRWSMQELFERPQDNPFLERFYRDTTRYALPAQLHFALQRAQQAQEVIAAQVSGTPLIADFMTQKNDIFARLTLQEDEWQLYRALAAKLDVSAPAPDFVVYLQASPEVLFARIQKRAVPMELQISDAYLHALCDAYNEFFYHYDRTPVLTVNAEHLNPLDSDADLALLAERIETMRGRKEFFVKGTSL; encoded by the coding sequence ATGAATTCGACACCGCTCACGGTCACCGCGCCGCAACTGCGGCCGCCGTTCGGCTATCTCGCGATCGAAGGGCCGATCGGCGTCGGCAAGACGTCGCTGGCGCGCCGCCTCGCGCAGCGCTGGTCGATGCAGGAGTTGTTCGAGCGTCCGCAGGACAATCCGTTTCTCGAACGTTTCTATCGCGATACGACGCGTTACGCATTGCCCGCGCAGTTGCATTTCGCTTTGCAGCGCGCGCAGCAAGCGCAGGAGGTGATCGCCGCGCAGGTGTCCGGCACACCGTTGATCGCCGATTTCATGACGCAGAAGAACGACATCTTCGCGCGTCTGACATTGCAGGAAGACGAGTGGCAGTTGTATCGCGCGCTCGCCGCGAAGCTCGACGTCAGCGCGCCCGCACCGGATTTCGTGGTCTATCTGCAGGCCAGTCCCGAGGTGCTGTTCGCGCGTATCCAGAAACGCGCGGTGCCGATGGAGCTGCAGATCTCCGACGCCTACCTGCATGCGCTGTGCGACGCGTACAACGAGTTCTTCTATCACTATGACCGCACGCCGGTGCTGACGGTCAACGCCGAACATCTGAATCCGCTCGACTCCGACGCGGACCTTGCGCTACTCGCCGAACGCATCGAAACCATGCGCGGCCGCAAGGAATTCTTTGTCAAAGGCACGTCGCTCTAA
- the folK gene encoding 2-amino-4-hydroxy-6-hydroxymethyldihydropteridine diphosphokinase codes for MTVAYLGLGANLGDARQTLKDAVVCLAQQHTISVLAKSSLYRTAPIDAGGDDYFNCVVKLDTTLPVRHLLALCHKIEHHFGRERPFRNAPRTLDLDILLFGDQSIDEADLIVPHPRLVERAFVLVPLVEIDPTLIIPQHGRADALLAGVSDQRIEKVKGPCQCPMLNALAASDSAATGKGRCE; via the coding sequence ATGACGGTTGCTTATCTCGGCCTCGGCGCGAATCTCGGGGACGCGCGCCAGACCCTGAAAGACGCGGTGGTGTGCCTCGCACAACAGCACACCATCAGCGTGCTCGCCAAGTCGAGCCTGTATCGCACTGCCCCGATCGACGCGGGCGGTGACGATTATTTCAACTGCGTCGTGAAGCTGGACACGACGCTCCCCGTGCGCCATCTGCTGGCGCTGTGCCACAAGATCGAGCATCACTTCGGCCGCGAGCGGCCGTTTCGCAATGCACCGCGCACGCTCGATCTCGACATTCTGCTGTTCGGCGATCAATCGATCGACGAAGCCGATCTGATCGTGCCGCATCCGCGTCTGGTCGAACGCGCTTTCGTGCTGGTGCCGCTGGTCGAGATCGACCCCACGCTGATCATTCCGCAACACGGCCGCGCCGACGCGCTGCTCGCCGGTGTCAGCGATCAGCGCATCGAAAAGGTGAAAGGGCCGTGCCAGTGCCCCATGCTCAATGCATTGGCCGCCAGCGATAGCGCAGCGACCGGCAAAGGCCGCTGCGAATGA
- the pcnB gene encoding polynucleotide adenylyltransferase PcnB, translating into MIKKLIRKLFGQDSAPADDTPPADTEADESGSAPARKRTSARAAASDTAKARRKPARAGSAANATRDPDVPVIIPHDVHGIDQSLISRNAIRVTEGLQQAGHRAFIVGGAVRDLLLGIKPKDFDVATDATPEQVQKLFRRARIIGRRFQIVHVQFGQEIIETSTFRALVDQPAADAAPPRRLKRDELDRRTHAVDASGRVLRDNVWGEQHEDATRRDFTINAMYYDPATQTVLDYHNGIADMRARLLRMIGDPATRYREDPVRMLRVVRFAAKLDFEIEASTRAPITEMADLINNVPAARLFDEMLKLMLSGHALACLKRLRQEGLHHGLLPLLDVVLEQPIGEKFITLALNNTDARVRAGKPVSPGFLFATLLWHDVQQRWQKFEANGEYPVPALHRAMDEVLDMQTEKLAIHKRFSADMREIWGLQLRLEKRSGRSALKLLEHQRFRAGYDFLLLRCQSGELDESVGAWWTEFIEGDIAAREALLTQGGKDRSPRKRRRRSSGARNRKTGDGLEGGTPAERTDSGADHDGPHED; encoded by the coding sequence GTGATCAAAAAACTCATCCGCAAGCTATTCGGCCAGGACTCGGCGCCCGCTGACGACACCCCGCCCGCCGACACCGAAGCCGACGAATCCGGCAGCGCACCGGCACGCAAACGCACCAGCGCGCGCGCCGCGGCATCCGACACCGCGAAGGCGCGCCGCAAACCGGCGCGCGCCGGCTCGGCCGCAAACGCCACACGCGATCCGGACGTGCCCGTCATCATTCCGCACGACGTGCACGGCATCGATCAATCGCTGATCTCACGCAATGCGATCCGCGTGACCGAGGGCCTGCAACAGGCCGGGCATCGCGCGTTCATCGTCGGCGGGGCGGTGCGCGATCTGCTGCTCGGCATCAAGCCGAAAGACTTCGACGTCGCGACCGACGCCACGCCGGAACAGGTGCAGAAGCTGTTCCGCCGCGCGCGCATCATCGGCCGGCGCTTTCAGATCGTGCACGTGCAGTTCGGTCAGGAAATCATCGAAACCTCCACGTTCCGCGCGCTGGTCGATCAACCCGCCGCCGACGCCGCGCCGCCGCGCCGTCTGAAGCGCGACGAACTCGACCGCCGCACTCACGCGGTGGACGCGAGCGGCCGCGTGCTGCGCGACAACGTGTGGGGCGAACAGCACGAAGACGCCACCCGCCGCGACTTCACGATCAACGCGATGTACTACGATCCGGCCACGCAAACCGTGCTGGACTATCACAACGGCATCGCCGACATGCGTGCGCGTCTCTTGCGCATGATCGGCGATCCGGCCACGCGTTACCGCGAAGATCCGGTGCGCATGCTGCGCGTCGTGCGTTTCGCCGCGAAGCTCGACTTCGAGATCGAAGCCAGCACCCGCGCGCCGATCACCGAGATGGCCGACCTGATCAACAACGTGCCGGCCGCGCGTCTGTTCGACGAGATGCTCAAGCTGATGCTGTCGGGTCACGCGCTCGCCTGCCTGAAAAGGCTGCGCCAGGAAGGCCTGCATCACGGTCTGCTGCCCTTGCTCGACGTAGTGCTGGAACAGCCCATCGGCGAAAAATTCATCACGCTGGCGCTGAACAATACGGATGCCCGCGTGCGCGCCGGCAAGCCGGTGTCGCCGGGCTTCCTGTTCGCCACGCTGCTGTGGCACGACGTGCAGCAGCGCTGGCAGAAGTTCGAGGCGAACGGCGAGTACCCGGTCCCGGCGCTGCATCGCGCGATGGACGAAGTGCTCGACATGCAGACCGAGAAACTCGCGATCCACAAGCGCTTCTCCGCCGACATGCGCGAGATCTGGGGCCTGCAGTTGCGCCTCGAAAAACGCTCGGGCCGCAGCGCGCTGAAGCTGCTGGAACACCAAAGATTTAGAGCGGGGTATGATTTCCTCCTGTTGCGCTGCCAATCCGGCGAACTCGACGAGTCGGTCGGCGCATGGTGGACGGAGTTCATCGAAGGAGACATTGCCGCGCGTGAAGCATTGCTCACGCAAGGCGGGAAGGACCGGAGCCCCCGAAAACGCCGGCGGCGCAGCAGTGGCGCCAGAAACCGCAAAACGGGCGACGGATTGGAGGGCGGCACGCCAGCCGAACGCACGGACAGCGGCGCGGACCACGACGGCCCGCACGAAGACTGA
- a CDS encoding HAD family hydrolase: MANLALFDLDHTLIPTDSDHEWGRFMVKQGMVDAENFARENDRFFADYKAGKLDIHAYLIAMLTPLSRYTRAELAGLHAQYMHEVITPAIFPVALELVRQHREAGDLCCVVTATNEFITRPIAQAFGVDALIACEAETVDGQPHSPYTGRPTGTPSYKEGKIVRTEAWLASLGKTWRDFEHSYFYSDSHNDIPLLEKVTDPIATNPDDTLRAHAQAKGWRILELFQAT; the protein is encoded by the coding sequence ATGGCTAATCTCGCACTGTTCGATCTCGACCACACGCTCATTCCCACCGACAGCGACCACGAATGGGGCCGCTTCATGGTGAAACAAGGCATGGTCGACGCCGAAAATTTCGCCCGTGAAAACGACCGCTTTTTCGCCGACTACAAAGCCGGCAAGCTCGACATTCACGCCTATCTGATCGCCATGCTCACGCCGCTGTCCCGCTACACGCGCGCGGAACTCGCCGGGCTTCACGCGCAGTACATGCACGAAGTGATCACGCCGGCCATCTTTCCGGTCGCGCTCGAACTCGTGCGCCAGCACCGCGAGGCGGGCGATCTGTGTTGCGTGGTCACGGCCACCAACGAATTCATCACCCGCCCGATCGCCCAGGCGTTCGGCGTCGACGCGCTGATCGCCTGCGAGGCGGAAACCGTCGACGGCCAGCCGCATTCGCCGTACACCGGCCGCCCCACCGGCACGCCGAGCTACAAGGAAGGCAAGATCGTCCGCACCGAAGCGTGGCTCGCGTCGCTCGGCAAGACCTGGCGCGATTTCGAGCACAGCTATTTCTATAGCGACTCGCACAACGACATTCCGCTGCTCGAGAAGGTCACGGATCCCATCGCGACCAACCCGGACGACACATTGCGCGCCCATGCGCAGGCCAAAGGCTGGCGCATCCTCGAACTCTTTCAAGCCACGTGA